A genomic window from Flavobacterium azooxidireducens includes:
- a CDS encoding bifunctional riboflavin kinase/FAD synthetase, giving the protein MKTFHSIYTFHPKNKTIVTLGTFDGVHFGHKKIIEKLIHNSSLCECESLVLTFFPHPRMVLQDNSEIKLLNTIEERTELLKKSGLDNLIIHPFDQVFSRLTAEEFVSTILVNQFNVRKIIIGYDHRFGRNRTADINDLIEFGKKFDFEVEQISAQEIDEVSVSSTKIRNALIDGHVKLANDYLGYNYLLTGIVIKGKGLGRTLDFPTANLQIEESYKLIPKNGVYIVQSLIENKLVYGMMNIGFNPTVNGESKSIEIHFFDFDGDLYSKKIQIQLLDRIRDEVKFENIEKLKEQLLKDKTVAIQHINSL; this is encoded by the coding sequence TTGAAAACTTTCCATTCTATATATACTTTTCATCCAAAAAACAAAACGATTGTAACCCTCGGAACTTTTGATGGTGTTCATTTTGGTCATAAAAAAATTATTGAAAAATTAATTCACAATTCTTCCTTGTGCGAGTGTGAAAGTTTAGTGCTCACTTTTTTTCCACACCCAAGAATGGTGCTTCAGGATAATAGTGAAATTAAACTATTAAACACTATTGAAGAACGAACTGAACTATTAAAAAAATCGGGCTTAGACAACTTAATCATCCACCCTTTTGACCAAGTCTTTTCAAGATTAACTGCCGAAGAATTTGTTTCTACTATTTTAGTTAACCAATTTAACGTAAGAAAAATTATAATTGGTTATGATCATCGATTTGGTAGAAACAGAACTGCAGACATTAATGATTTAATAGAGTTTGGAAAAAAATTTGATTTTGAAGTAGAGCAAATCTCTGCTCAAGAAATAGACGAAGTTTCTGTTAGTTCTACAAAAATTAGAAATGCTCTGATAGACGGTCATGTGAAATTGGCTAATGATTACTTGGGATACAACTATTTATTAACAGGAATTGTAATAAAAGGAAAAGGGCTTGGCAGAACTTTAGACTTTCCCACTGCTAATTTACAGATAGAAGAATCGTATAAATTAATTCCAAAAAACGGTGTTTATATTGTTCAAAGTTTGATTGAAAATAAATTGGTTTATGGCATGATGAACATCGGATTTAATCCTACTGTAAATGGCGAATCAAAATCAATTGAAATACACTTTTTTGATTTTGATGGTGATTTGTATTCTAAAAAAATCCAAATTCAGCTTTTAGATCGAATTCGTGATGAAGTAAAGTTTGAAAACATTGAAAAACTGAAAGAACAGCTTTTAAAAGATAAAACCGTTGCAATTCAACACATAAATTCATTGTAA
- a CDS encoding M43 family zinc metalloprotease, producing MKKITLITIMMLSFFSFGQQKTPVVFGKAISADAISPSGHVRCITTEYEKFLQESDPKRLTDAQFEAWIAPLIDQYRQLESVSSQSGGIITIPVVVHVIHNGQPVGTAPNITDAQVESQITVMNNDFRRLAGTPGFNNNPVGADTQIQFALAKVDPNGNPTNGINRVNLCEPSWSTADINGTVKPSTIWDPTQYMNMWSVNFSDQTLLGYAQFPNNSGLGGLQPNNGSASTDGVVANFATFGSIDYNDGTFLLSAPFNRGRTMTHEVGHFLGLKHIWGDGGCGVDDFCADTPASDAANYDCPTGHISCTTVDMIENYMDYTDDICMNIFTQNQKERMIVVMNNSPRRTTLKTSTKDQPIALFANDAEIIVENSCTSGGGSCSGSVQKVTIYNRGTSNLTSASIEYSIAGGPTQTYNWSGNLATHKFQTFDMPINATSSGSLNMSIINANGVTDQRASNNDALGDFVLPVAPTAYTTAQVVLTLQRDFYGSETTWNLKNSAGATIAQGGPYANSVGTLPALITQTINVPNNDCYVFTMNDSYGDGMCCGFGNGYYNLKTAQNVTIVDYTTGPFSSQVTPFVIGTLGTEDFSMLNSINLYPNPTSGILNIGISNEYELPSSFTIFNTLGQVIKHSKISSNSDLSISTDGFSNGVYFVKIEKNNESKTLQFIKN from the coding sequence ATGAAAAAAATTACTTTAATTACAATTATGATGTTGTCCTTCTTTAGCTTTGGACAACAAAAAACTCCAGTTGTTTTCGGAAAGGCTATTTCTGCAGATGCAATTTCTCCTTCAGGACATGTTAGATGTATAACCACAGAGTATGAAAAATTTCTTCAAGAAAGTGATCCAAAAAGATTAACTGATGCTCAATTTGAAGCATGGATTGCCCCTTTAATTGATCAATACAGACAACTTGAGTCAGTAAGTTCACAATCAGGTGGAATTATTACTATTCCTGTTGTGGTTCATGTTATTCACAATGGTCAACCAGTTGGAACTGCACCAAACATTACAGATGCACAAGTTGAGTCACAAATTACCGTTATGAACAACGATTTTAGAAGATTAGCGGGAACTCCTGGTTTTAATAACAATCCTGTTGGAGCAGACACACAAATACAATTTGCTCTGGCAAAAGTTGATCCTAATGGTAATCCTACAAATGGTATCAACAGAGTAAACCTTTGTGAACCTTCTTGGAGTACAGCTGACATAAACGGTACGGTAAAGCCAAGCACCATATGGGATCCAACTCAGTACATGAACATGTGGAGTGTGAATTTTTCAGATCAAACACTATTGGGTTATGCACAATTCCCTAACAATTCTGGATTAGGTGGTTTACAACCAAATAATGGATCGGCTTCAACAGACGGTGTTGTTGCAAATTTTGCTACTTTTGGTAGCATTGATTACAATGACGGGACATTTTTATTATCAGCTCCTTTTAATAGAGGAAGAACAATGACACATGAAGTAGGACATTTTTTAGGACTTAAACACATCTGGGGTGATGGTGGTTGTGGTGTTGATGATTTCTGTGCAGACACGCCCGCTTCTGATGCTGCAAATTATGATTGTCCTACAGGTCATATTTCTTGTACCACGGTTGACATGATAGAAAACTACATGGATTATACCGATGATATTTGTATGAACATCTTTACACAAAACCAAAAAGAAAGAATGATTGTTGTAATGAACAATTCTCCTAGAAGAACTACCTTAAAAACATCTACAAAAGATCAACCTATCGCATTGTTTGCAAACGATGCTGAAATTATTGTTGAAAATTCATGTACATCGGGTGGGGGTTCATGTTCAGGGTCTGTTCAAAAAGTAACCATTTATAACAGAGGAACTTCAAACTTAACTTCTGCTTCAATTGAATATAGTATTGCTGGCGGACCAACACAAACTTATAATTGGTCTGGTAATTTAGCTACACATAAATTCCAAACCTTTGACATGCCAATTAATGCTACTTCATCTGGCTCATTAAACATGAGTATTATTAACGCCAATGGCGTTACAGATCAAAGAGCTTCTAACAATGATGCTCTTGGCGATTTTGTTTTACCTGTTGCACCAACAGCATATACCACTGCTCAAGTTGTGTTAACTTTACAAAGAGATTTTTACGGTTCTGAAACAACTTGGAATTTAAAAAATAGTGCTGGTGCAACTATAGCTCAAGGAGGCCCTTATGCCAATTCAGTTGGAACTCTTCCCGCATTAATAACGCAAACTATCAATGTTCCTAATAATGATTGTTATGTATTTACAATGAATGACAGTTATGGTGATGGTATGTGCTGCGGATTTGGTAATGGGTATTATAATTTAAAAACAGCTCAAAATGTAACCATAGTAGATTATACTACAGGTCCATTTTCGTCGCAAGTAACACCTTTTGTTATTGGTACGCTTGGAACTGAAGACTTTTCAATGTTAAATTCAATCAATTTATATCCTAACCCAACAAGTGGAATTTTGAATATTGGAATTTCAAATGAGTATGAACTTCCTTCATCTTTCACTATTTTTAACACTTTAGGACAAGTAATTAAACACTCAAAAATCAGTTCAAATTCAGATTTAAGCATTTCAACTGATGGGTTTAGTAATGGAGTTTATTTTGTAAAAATCGAAAAAAATAACGAGTCTAAAACACTACAGTTTATTAAAAATTAA